In Balaenoptera musculus isolate JJ_BM4_2016_0621 chromosome 19, mBalMus1.pri.v3, whole genome shotgun sequence, one genomic interval encodes:
- the LOC118885876 gene encoding zinc finger protein 304-like, whose amino-acid sequence MAAAALMDRAQGCVTFEDVFVYFSREEWEVLEEAQRLLYRDVMLENFALVASLGCWCESDNEESPSEQSVFIEGVSEVRTPESCPFIQKAQPCEICDPLLKDSLHLAEHQGSCPAQKRYTCDPCGRGLLFNENFYQHQKQYSGKNPVRRGDDGASLVKSYAVHMLGRPFTCREEGMDLPDSSGLLQYQSTYNGMSPCRRAEFMEPFPQSSRLGRHQGDHDELMLLNCSDNGKAFLNTFTLLDNQITQAELRAFRCLPCGNLSKEKSVLIHHTKIHGVETSHVCRECGKAFIHLSHLKTHQKFHNGKRQYTCSECGKAFSRKDTLVQHQRVHTGERSYDCSECGKAYSRSSHLVQHQRIHTGERPYKCSECGKAFSRKDTLVQHQRFHTGERPYECSECGKFFSQSSHLIEHWRIHTGARPYECIECGKFFSHNSSLIKHRRVHTGARSYVCGKCGKAFGCKDTLVQHQIIHTGARPYECSECGKAFSRKDTLVQHRKIHTGERPYECGECGKFFSHSSNLIVHQRIHTGAKPYECSECGKCFSHNSSLILHQRVHSGARPYVCSECGKAYISSSHLVQHKKVHTGARPYECSECGKFFSRNSSLILHQRVHTGEKPYVCSECGKAYSRSSHLVRHQKVHTGEGPHECNSFDGPLAASVTLV is encoded by the exons ATGGCGGCCGCGGCGCTTATGGACCGGGCTCAG GGCTGTGTGACCTTCGAGGATGTGTTCGTGTACTTCTCCCGGGAGGAGTGGGAGGTCCTTGAGGAAGCTCAGAGACTCCTGTACCGTgacgtgatgctggagaacttTGCACTTGTGGCCTCGTTGG GTTGTTGGTGTGAATCAGACAATGAGGAGTCCCCTTCTGAGCAGAGCGTTTTTATAGAAGGAGTGTCAGAGGTCAGGACTCCTGAGTCATGTCCATTTATCCAGAAAGCCCAGCCGTGTGAGATATGTGACCCACTCTTGAAAGACAGTTTGCACCTGGCTGAACACCAGGGATCATGCCCTGCACAGAAACGGTACACATGTGACCCCTGTGGGCGAGGATTACTGttcaatgaaaatttttatcaGCACCAGAAGCAATATAGTGGGAAGAATCCTGTCAGAAGGGGTGATGATGGGGCCTCACTTGTGAAGAGCTATGCTGTCCACATGTTAGGGAGACCTTTTACTtgcagggaggaagggatggactTGCCAGATAGCTCTGGCCTGTTGCAGTACCAAAGCACTTACAATGGAATGAGTCCATGCAGAAGGGCTGAGTTCATGGAGCCTTTTCCACAAAGCTCCAGACTCGGGCGACACCAGGGAGACCATGATGAACTGATGCTTCTCAATTGCAGTGACAATGGAAAAGCCTTCCTGAACACCTTCACTCTCCTTGACAACCAGATAACTCAGGCTGAATTGCGAGCTTTTAGGTGCCTACCATGTGGAAATCTGTCCAAGGAGAAATCAGTTCTTATTCATCACACAAAAATTCATGGTGTAGAAACATCACATGTGTGTAGGGAATGTGGAAAGGCCTTCATTCACCTGTCTCAcctaaaaacccaccagaaatttcacaatggaaaaagacaatatacatgcagtgaatgtgggaaggccttcagccGCAAAGACACGCTTGTACAGCACCAGAGagtccacactggagaaaggTCTTATGACTGCAGCGAATGTGGAAAAGCCTACAGCAGAAGCTCCCACCTTGTTCAGCACCAGAGAATTCACACCGGAGAAAGGCCTTAtaagtgcagtgaatgtggaaaagcctttagCCGTAAAGACACACTTGTTCAGCACCAGAGATTTCatactggagaaaggccttatgagtgcagtgaatgtgggaaattcttTAGCCAAAGCTCTCACCTTATTGAGCACTGGAGAATTCACACTGGGGCAAGGCCTTACGAGTGCATAGAATGTGGAAAATTCTTTAGCCATAACTCCAGCCTCATTAAACATAGGAGAGTCCACACAGGAGCAAGGTCTTATGTGTGTGGCAAATGTGGGAAGGCTTTTGGCTGCAAAGACACACTTGTTCAGCACCAGATAATTCACACTGGAgcaaggccttatgagtgcagcgAGTGTGGAAAGGCCTTCAGCCGTAAAGACACGCTTGTACAGCACCGGAAAATCCACAccggagaaaggccttatgagtgtgGCGAATGTGGAAAATTCTTTAGCCATAGCTCCAACCTCATTgtgcatcagagaattcacactggagcgaagccttatgagtgcagtgaatgtgggaaatgtTTTAGCCACAACTCCAGCCTCATTCTACACCAGAGGGTTCACAGTGGAGCAAGGCCTTATGTGTGtagtgaatgtggaaaagcctaCATTAGTAGCTCCCACCTTGTTCAGCACAAGAAAGTTCACACTGGAGcgaggccttatgagtgcagtgaatgtgggaaattcttTAGCCGCAATTCTAGCCTCATCCTTCACCAGAGggttcacactggagagaagccttacgtgtgcagtgaatgtgggaaagcctatAGCAGAAGCTCCCATCTTGTTCGGCACCAGAAAGTTCACACGGGCGAAGGGCCTCATGAATGCAACAGCTTTGATGGCCCTTTAGCTGCATCTGTTACACTTGTTTAG